The nucleotide window ATGATTGTATAGTTAGGCGCAATGAAACTAAGTACCTTAAAAACAGTCTTGATAATCCTGCTCTTGTAAATAAGCTCAGTGCCGAGCTAGAGCCACTTTTGCATGAGTATGTATCTTTACAAGGAAAAAGAGGTTCGTCTATCCGAATTCAAGTGGACCAGGATGTTGAAATTATTTTTACACTTGAGGACGTCGATACACTTTGCGAGCTTTTCATTAAGGGGAAGTTAGGACAGCATGAACTTACGTATATTGCCGACGTTATTGAGTTGGCCGCTAATGTTAGTTACATTGATGACGATACAGCACCAATAATAGCTGAATTTGTATCGGAAATGACTGACCCTGCAGTAATGGGAGTTTTTACTACCAAACGAGCGCAAGAGGTTCCGGCGGAAATAAAAAGCATGTAATCAATTTAGCTAGTGCTTGGCTTGAATGAAGTGAAGTGCAATCGGGGAGTTGCCTAAATTCCCGGATTATATCCGGTTATGTTACTTAAATTTTAGAATATATAATTATGCGAATAACTCACAGAATCGCCAGATTTTTCGCCCCTAATTTTATTCAACGACAGCTCTATCCTCCGCCAAAGGTTAATTTTCAAATAAGGTCGTACGAGGAAAAGGATAGAGAGAACGTAATGCGTATATATAAAGAAAATGCACCGGATCGCTTTCCAAAAGGTCACTTGCCATCCTTTGAAGAATATCTTGATAAAGATCCCTTGTCTTTTTTTGTAGCCCAGACACCTGATAATGAAATCATTGCCTGTGGTGGTGTGACAGATATTGGCCTGAAGTTTCATATACTTTGCTATGGCATGGTTGATCCTGCCTTTCAAAATTGTCGAGTCGGCTCAACAATGGTATTGGCACGCATGGCTTTTGCAACACGCTATTCAGGAGATCATACTTCAATCATTTATTCAGTGCCGCGATCAATAGGTTTTTTTGAACGCTTTGGTTATAAAGAAGTAAATAAATGGACTGATGAAGAAGGACATTCCTATCCGATTGCTGCTAACCGATATTCAAGAGAAATTTTCGATCCAATTAAAAGAATTTTAGACAAACGAGGACACCTGATAACCCCGGACTTGCCAATTGTGATGAAATATGAAGTGTATGATATGCTTACAAAGTCAGACAGCAGCAAGGTTAATCCCCCTGAAAAGGTTTAAATATAAGGTTTCGCCTTTGCTCTGCCAATCTGGAAGACAAGTCTCCTTCACAGTTAGATTAAGACTTTATGGCCTTGATATACCCTTTTTTCAATTTTTTAGATGCCATGCTTTTCTTTTCACTTAAAGCACGCTCATTGGTTTCAAAGGTTTTTACCTTTACTTGCGGCCTATTTCCTATCCTTCCGTATTGTACAGTTACAGTAGTTCCTTCTACGTTGATTTCCCAATACTTATTACTGTTTCCCCCGACATATTCATATCTTTCGAATAAGGAATTATCTTTTGCGTCAACAGCATTGTTTTCTTCCTCTGGCTCTACCTTTTCTTCCCGTGTTGTTTCTTGCCGGAGATCTTCCGTAACTTCAGTTCTGTTATTTACAGGCTCATGAGAGGACACTTTGTCAGCAATTAGCTCTTCAATATCTACTTTATGGGAACGCTCTTTACCTGATAATAGTTGTTCTATTCTTTCCAAAACTCTCCCTGGTTTTTCCAGCCAGTCTTTCGCATAAACAGTGGCAACTTTCCAGCCGAAAGTGTTTAGAATCTCAGGTTTTTGGCAGTATTGTTCCAGTACGTTCTCATTGGCATAATGTTCTCTCTTGTCGATTAAAATCCCCAACAGGTACCGGTTTTCACCCGGTTTTTTTATCCCCAGGTCGCATTTAAAGTGTGATTGCCCTATGTCAGGTTCCACCTCATAGCCCTTCTTTTCCAGAGCCGCCCTAAGCTGGAGGATCATGGGGTTGAGGCGCTTTTCTTTTTCCTGCTCTCCATAACTGAACATGCCGTCCAAAATCAAATTGGCTTTTGGCAATTCCCCTTGGGAAATATGTTTTGCATAGCTTAGGAACTTTTTAAAATAATTGGCCCCATCGTTATAGTCATTTTTTATTTCGTTCGGCAAAATGGACGTAACTACAACCATGTGCTTTCTTGCTCTCGAGAAAATGACATTTAACCTTTTTTCGCCTCCCCTCCTGTTTATGGGGCCGAAATTCATGAGCATTTTACCATTTGAATTATACCCGTAACAGACACTCATGATTATAATGTCCCGCTCATCACCCTGTACATTTTCGAGGTTTTTAACAAATAAGCCGCTAAACTGATCCTCATCTTCCCTCTGATACTCTTCTTCCAGCAATGTGTCGAATTGCGGATCATCGCCGGCCAACCTGTTCAGGGCCTCTTCGATCTCCGATTGCTGCTCCATGGAGAAGGCCACAATGCCGATACTTTTCCTTACCTTTTGCTTTAAGAACTCCGCCGTCAGGCTTGCAATATAAGTGGCCTCATCTTTGTTCTTCCGCTTTTCATATAAAGCATTCTCCAGGTAATGAAAACTGATGCTCCTGTCAAGAACCTTCGTAATGTCGGGCTTTTGGCTAATATCGACAATAGGGTGCAAAGGCTCCCTGTCCGAATGATGAATCACGCTGTCAGGAATGGTAAGCAGTTCCCGTTTGTAAAATGCCGCATTGCTGAAGCTTATCAGGCTTTCATGGCGGCTGCGATAGTGCCAGCCAAGCATAACGGACGATAATTTCCGTGAAGATTGGTTGAGTAAACTATCGGCGTCCAGGCTTATTCCTATCTTGCTTTCAATATCCTCTTCTTCCTCATCCTGCAGCGTAATGGTACTGAAGAAATTTGTGGGCGGCATTTGCATTTCATCACCGACAACGATAGTCTGTTTCGCCCTGAAAAGTGAGGGTGTGCCTTCTTCCACCGTAATCTGGCTGGCTTCATCATAAATCACAACATCGAATATGGACTGGTCAATAGGCATGATGTCGGAAACGCTGAGAGGGCTCATAAGCCATACCGGTTTTAGGGCCGTCATCAGCTCTTTGGCATTGCTCGAGGTCAGTTCCCTTATGGATTTATATCGCATCGATTTTCCAAACTCGTTTTCCAATATTCTTCGCGCCGAGCTAAGCGATTTTTTTGCTATTTTTTCATCATTGCTGAGTTGGGCCGCCGCAGACTCGGTAATCCTCACTTTTTCGAGGAATTGACTTCTTATCTTCGACCTGATGGCCTCTACATTACTGTCGTAGTATTTATCCAAAAGTGCATTGACACGGGATATGCTCACCCTTAAAGCATCTTCATCCATATCGGAAAACTGCCGTTCCTGCTCATAGATGCCGGCAAGAGATTTATAGGCCAGGTTGTAATCGAAATCGGGAAGCGCCCATTTTTTTCTATATAAGCAGCCCCTCATTTCATCGCTTAATTGACTTGCATTTAAGATGAAGGGAACAAAGGCCGACAGGGAATTCAGTGCCTTGTTGCTGATTAAAAGCTTATCCTCCAGCTCAGATAAATTAAATCTTCCAGGCTCTCCAAATATCATCTCCCCGATGGTTAGGAGTTCCTTAAATGAAGCGCTGAATGCCGACAATGACTGAAGGTAGCCCCTATGGTCGGAATCGGTCCAGGCAGTGATTGCCTCATGCGGATTTTGCTGCATTGTCTCTATCCAGCCATACTCTTCGTCAAAGCAGGTCAGACCGAATTCTTCTTCCGCCTGTTTTTTTAAACTCCTCACCTGCTCCTCAGCCTCATGCTCGGATATCAACTTTTCCAGAATGGTGGTAACCTGAGGCCTAATCTTATGAGCGTCAAAATCATAAGCTTCATTGATCTGCGATTTCAGTTTGTAATAATTGGGGTTGATAAAGCGAAAGATACTTTTTTTAAAGCCTAAATATTGCGCCAAAGCGGCCTCTGAATCATCTTTGCTAAATTTAATGCGCCAGTTATGATTTTGCTTTTCGAGGTCCTGCTGCAGGGATCTTTTTGAGTCAATATCTTTCTTTATCGATGAAAGATGGGCCGCTTCTTTGGACTGGGGCTTAAAAACGGACAGCTTGTCCGCCTGAAGCAACCCTTTTACTTTAAGAGCCAGCTCAAACAGTTCAGCCCAGTTTGAGATTGTCCTGCCGTCGGAATCATTTTCATCGAGGTCATCCAGCATCTCATTGAATTCATCCAGTAAGGCCGTGCATTTATTCAGCCTATCAAGTATGGCCGCTTTGTAGTTACTCTCACCTAAAATCTCCGGTGATAATCTTACCAATGGATAATCTGCAATATATCCCCGGAAATCATTTATTTTTAACTGTTCAAACCATTGTACAATCCCTTCCCTGTTTTCTTTCCATTCAGTATAAAGGGGAAAATGGATAAGCTCTATTTCTGACGGTAAGGTTCTTCCTTGACCTGTAGCATGGAGGACTTCAAACAACTCCAGAGGAGGAACATCTCCATCTGTCATGACCTGGTGAAAGTATGAGATTTTATTTATCTCTTCATTCAAGGAATCAATTATTACATCCCGTTGCCGCCCGATTGATGCATGGTCGAGATCCTTCTCCAGAAAATCGGTGTAGGTCTCTTTCAGGTTTTGGATAAATGCCTTTTTATCGGCTTGAGAATCATGGATAAGGCAGCACAATTCGTCTAATTTCCTGTTTTTAAGCCTGTGAAAAACAACATCCAGGGCGGCCCTCTTCTCACAAACGAAGAGGATCGTTTTGTCTCTTGCAATATAATCTGCAATCAGGTTTGTAATCGTTTGTGATTTCCCCGTACCGGGAGGCCCCTGGATTATATAACTTTCACCTGAACGGGCAATCTGGACTGCTTTTGACTGGGTGGGGTCCGACAGGATGATCGGGTAATTGGCCCGTAGATGCTCATCTTCTTTTTCAGCGATTTCCACTCGCTTTGGAATTTCGCTATAAAGCTGTTCAAAGATATTATTTTTTATGCTGGCATTTATGATCTCATTATAATCACGGACAAGACTCATCTTCCGGTAATTAAAGTTTCCTAAAGTGATATTGCATGTATCAATTTCCCATATGAGAGGATTCAATTCGCCATCGTTATCAGTAGTGTAAAATGTCCTGTTTTTTTCAGAGACGGCAAAATTATCGGCCGGGTTCAAATCTTCATTAATTATGTATTCGAGAGCATTGTTTTTATGCCTGATTCTTTCATTGAATATCTGCAGCCCCAAGGGTTGAAAATCATCTTTATTATAAGAGTATGAAAAGGAGCGCAGGTTCAGCCCCCTGCTTCTTTTCTCCAGTTTTTTACTTTCCATGCTGAAGTTCTTTTTGGCGATGCTGTGAATAAGCTGGATCCTCGGTTTTTGCCGCCATTTGAGCCTTATTCCTGTACCACCTATGGCTATTTGCTTCTCGATGGAGGCAACCAGGTCTTCGATGGATGTTGTTTCAAGATCGATAAAATCGGGCAGAGCAATATCATACAAGTCCTTAAGATAATGACTTAAGACAGGATTGATTTCCGCTTCCCCATCAGAAAAATTAAGTGTGTACTGGTCTTCAACGCCCTTTTTCTTTATCACTTCTACAGGCATAAGAAGCAGCGGCGACGTAATACGCTCTTCCCTGTTTTCCTTGAAATTATACCAATGTAAAAAAGCGATAACCGTCCTGAGCTGACTAAAGCCATATTCGTTTTTACTTTTTCTTGCCTCAAGCCTTATCTTATTTAAGGTAGTCGCCAGGAATCGATTCTCTTTGAATTCAAGGTAGGAGTTAAGGGGCAGTTTTTTCTTTTTAATCAACTTTTGCCGTATTTCGTCGTTCCAGTAGATAAGGTCCTTCTCGCGAATATTCTTATAATCAAGAAGCAAGGGCACAGAGCCGAGAGTAAGGTTCAGGAAGCTTTGCCTGTCTGTAAAATAGAGAAGCTTATTCCTCCTGCTTATATCAAACAATCGATTCTTTAATTTTGAAAGTATCCAGTTATCCCGTTCGGAAATATCCTGGTTTCTAAAGCCCTCGGTCTGTGTGAGGTCCACATAGTTTTCAGGATTATATTCACGATAGTTCTTGAGCTTTGTAAGGACCTCTTCCAGGTTGGCCGTTCTCTCTTCCACATAGAGGTTTGTCATCTCGAAAATGACGTTTAGTATGGTGGGGTGCAGGTTTTTATTCAGGAAAAAGAGACTCTCCCTGTTGGCAACAAAAAGTTCCAGGTCATCGCTGTTTCTAAAGTCGAGGTTAAAAGCAAGGCTTGCTAGTATCTGCCCAAGTACAAATACATCGGTAAGGGGATTGTAATGCCCTTTTTCGTGATCCCAGCATTTATAATTGTGCATATAGAGAGGTGCATCTATCGGCTTGCCGTCCTGGTGAATCTCCATATTGACCTGCTCGATCTGATGGCTGTCCAGGTCATTGCTTTCAGTGATGCCACGAGATACATCGAGCGCACCCTGCCGGGCCGGTTTGGCAAATAGAGGCGTGTCGGCTTTGAGAATAGCCTTTCCTTTTGTATTTAAGCAGAGCTTTTGATTGTTGTGCCCGATTTGATCGATGGACGTAATGAATGCCACCATGTTGTTTTCATGCAACTCACATACTTCCTCAAGCAGGGGCAATGCGAGGGCAATGAAATCGGGAGATTTAATGGCACCGAAATCTTTAATTTGCTCCAGTAAATCAAAAAATGAAAGTTCTTCTTTATCCATTGTCTAGTCGTTGTATAAACTCTCTTCCTTCCCTTCTTTTACTTCTTGCAGTTCAGCCAGTGCCTTTTCTTTCATGATTTTAAAATCCCTGGCAGTAAGCTTTAGTTCTTTTCGTATATTTTTTTCATAATGATCTTTAAGTCCCAGTAATTCCGCTATTTCCAGGGTATGGCCCATGGGTGCACTTTCCATGTCCGGGTCTGCCTTTGCAAAGTCGAGTAAGAGGTAGGCCATATAGTTTTTAACGGATGGCATGGTTTTTTCCAACTCGCCCGCCAGTCGGTTTGCTTGTTTGTGCTCCGCGTTCCTGTAAAAATCACTAAAATACTCTTTACATAAATTCGTAACGGCTGAACTGTTCATCCAGACCGGCGTCACAACCAATTGGAGCAGGTCTTTTGTATATTCCTGCATAATGCTTTGCTGAAAAATATCCAGTTTGTTAAGATCGATTTCGCCCTCTATCAGATGTTTAACCTTGCCAAAGTAGTCTTCATTTTTCTCAACATGCAGGTGCAAAGCGAGACACCTGATGTAAGATTCGGGATGGCTTTCATTTAGTGTTACGTTTGAGTCGAAATTTATTATTTCCTGCGCCTGGGCAAGGTAGCTTTCGGCATTAACCTGGGTAAGACCGGTATTCAGCTTTACAAGCATTTGGATAACCGTTTTATAGTCATGGCAAACCTGAAGGGCCCCGTTATCGCAAAAGAGTTCCATGTACAGCTGAAAGATACGTGCCGTTTCTATAATGGCATCTTCACTTCGAACATCGTTTGCCAAGGCTAAAGCGATGCGCCGGGTAATCTCGTATTCACCGTTGTCGATTTTATAAAAGAGATAATGGCTCAGTTCATGGGCCAGAAGGGCCTTTATTTCGTCTTCCGATAAAAGGCCGACAAGATTGCCTGAAAATACGATATGAGCTTCATTATCGATTATGGAAATGCCCGCATTAAGTTGTAGGCTGTTGTGTTCCTGGTAGAGCGTCACCTGGGCATCTATCTTAAGCGCTTGGCAGACTTCATGAGCCAGTTCATAGAGGTTCTCATGGGATTCATTATCCATCCGGTAGGTATTCTTCAGAAGGTTTGTTTTAAACTCTTCCACCTGTTTTGATTTGTTGCTTTCCTCTGAAAACCAGTTCCAGGTTTTTTTTCTGCTTTTGAAATGATCACGAAGTTTTTTGTGATATTCAAAAGGGGAAAGAACCATACCGGAAAAACTTTGAGGTGATTTATTCATTTAACCCTTTCCATGCTTTAGCCATAAGTTGCTCATATCAGGTTCTTAATAAGGCAGAGACCTTTAAAATCGTTAGTATCGCTTTGAAAATAATAAAACCTATCTCAGCAAATTCCTATGCCTCAAGCTGCCTGCCATCCATCGAGTAAGCAATAGCCAAAGGATGATCAGAACGCTGCTTCAGGGCTTTTTCAAAGGAATCAACTGCCGGTGAAAGCCCTTTTTGTTGAGTGTCAACAATCGCTCTGCCGCCCAGCGTCTTGTAGAGGCGCGTCCCGGGTAGCAGTCTAAAGGACAGCAACCGTTTAAATTTCAATCCCCCCTTTAATACAAAAAAAGCCCGCCACCTTTGCCGGTGCGGGCTATGAATATTACATGTTATCGATTCCCCTCCATTAAAACATGCTTTGACGGGGCATGCCCACTGGTTTTTGATACATATTCTATACTTCACTGTCTTGTTTTGCAATATTAATCACGCACGGCTCCCCCTTAGAAAATATATTCTTCCAAGGGGATAAGGGAAATTTCTGAAAAAAAGCGCTTATTATTTCCGCGGACAGGGAAAGTTAAATTAGCAAATGATCTTACAAAGTGATAGGATCGATACTAAGAATAGCAGTTGATGCGCTTCGCATTTAAGGAGTCCCGACAGTGGAAAGACCTTCTCCTCCAGGAAATCAAAAAGACATCTCATCTGAATGGCTTCAACTCCTCGTTGATTCCGCCCTTGACGGCATCGTTACTATGGATGCTTATGGCCGAATCATTGCCTTTAATCCTGCTGCTGAAAAGATATTCGGTTATAGCAAAAAACAGGTTATCGGCCAGAGGGTATCGGAAAAACTGATCCCTAAAGAATTGCGCCTGGCCCACGAAAAGGGACTGGCACAGTACCTGGCTACGGGGAAAAGCAAAATTATCGGCAATCGTATAGAGCTTGAAGCCATGCGTTCCGGTGGCGGCATCTTTCCGGCAGAGGTCGAGGTTATCTCCGTCAAATCAAGTAAGGAGCCCATCTTTATTGCCTATATTCGTGATATATCGGAGCGTAAAGAGAGGGCCCGGGAACAGCTTCACTATGCCG belongs to Deltaproteobacteria bacterium and includes:
- a CDS encoding GNAT family N-acetyltransferase; this encodes MRIYKENAPDRFPKGHLPSFEEYLDKDPLSFFVAQTPDNEIIACGGVTDIGLKFHILCYGMVDPAFQNCRVGSTMVLARMAFATRYSGDHTSIIYSVPRSIGFFERFGYKEVNKWTDEEGHSYPIAANRYSREIFDPIKRILDKRGHLITPDLPIVMKYEVYDMLTKSDSSKVNPPEKV
- a CDS encoding AAA domain-containing protein → MDKEELSFFDLLEQIKDFGAIKSPDFIALALPLLEEVCELHENNMVAFITSIDQIGHNNQKLCLNTKGKAILKADTPLFAKPARQGALDVSRGITESNDLDSHQIEQVNMEIHQDGKPIDAPLYMHNYKCWDHEKGHYNPLTDVFVLGQILASLAFNLDFRNSDDLELFVANRESLFFLNKNLHPTILNVIFEMTNLYVEERTANLEEVLTKLKNYREYNPENYVDLTQTEGFRNQDISERDNWILSKLKNRLFDISRRNKLLYFTDRQSFLNLTLGSVPLLLDYKNIREKDLIYWNDEIRQKLIKKKKLPLNSYLEFKENRFLATTLNKIRLEARKSKNEYGFSQLRTVIAFLHWYNFKENREERITSPLLLMPVEVIKKKGVEDQYTLNFSDGEAEINPVLSHYLKDLYDIALPDFIDLETTSIEDLVASIEKQIAIGGTGIRLKWRQKPRIQLIHSIAKKNFSMESKKLEKRSRGLNLRSFSYSYNKDDFQPLGLQIFNERIRHKNNALEYIINEDLNPADNFAVSEKNRTFYTTDNDGELNPLIWEIDTCNITLGNFNYRKMSLVRDYNEIINASIKNNIFEQLYSEIPKRVEIAEKEDEHLRANYPIILSDPTQSKAVQIARSGESYIIQGPPGTGKSQTITNLIADYIARDKTILFVCEKRAALDVVFHRLKNRKLDELCCLIHDSQADKKAFIQNLKETYTDFLEKDLDHASIGRQRDVIIDSLNEEINKISYFHQVMTDGDVPPLELFEVLHATGQGRTLPSEIELIHFPLYTEWKENREGIVQWFEQLKINDFRGYIADYPLVRLSPEILGESNYKAAILDRLNKCTALLDEFNEMLDDLDENDSDGRTISNWAELFELALKVKGLLQADKLSVFKPQSKEAAHLSSIKKDIDSKRSLQQDLEKQNHNWRIKFSKDDSEAALAQYLGFKKSIFRFINPNYYKLKSQINEAYDFDAHKIRPQVTTILEKLISEHEAEEQVRSLKKQAEEEFGLTCFDEEYGWIETMQQNPHEAITAWTDSDHRGYLQSLSAFSASFKELLTIGEMIFGEPGRFNLSELEDKLLISNKALNSLSAFVPFILNASQLSDEMRGCLYRKKWALPDFDYNLAYKSLAGIYEQERQFSDMDEDALRVSISRVNALLDKYYDSNVEAIRSKIRSQFLEKVRITESAAAQLSNDEKIAKKSLSSARRILENEFGKSMRYKSIRELTSSNAKELMTALKPVWLMSPLSVSDIMPIDQSIFDVVIYDEASQITVEEGTPSLFRAKQTIVVGDEMQMPPTNFFSTITLQDEEEEDIESKIGISLDADSLLNQSSRKLSSVMLGWHYRSRHESLISFSNAAFYKRELLTIPDSVIHHSDREPLHPIVDISQKPDITKVLDRSISFHYLENALYEKRKNKDEATYIASLTAEFLKQKVRKSIGIVAFSMEQQSEIEEALNRLAGDDPQFDTLLEEEYQREDEDQFSGLFVKNLENVQGDERDIIIMSVCYGYNSNGKMLMNFGPINRRGGEKRLNVIFSRARKHMVVVTSILPNEIKNDYNDGANYFKKFLSYAKHISQGELPKANLILDGMFSYGEQEKEKRLNPMILQLRAALEKKGYEVEPDIGQSHFKCDLGIKKPGENRYLLGILIDKREHYANENVLEQYCQKPEILNTFGWKVATVYAKDWLEKPGRVLERIEQLLSGKERSHKVDIEELIADKVSSHEPVNNRTEVTEDLRQETTREEKVEPEEENNAVDAKDNSLFERYEYVGGNSNKYWEINVEGTTVTVQYGRIGNRPQVKVKTFETNERALSEKKSMASKKLKKGYIKAIKS
- a CDS encoding M48 family metalloprotease produces the protein MNKSPQSFSGMVLSPFEYHKKLRDHFKSRKKTWNWFSEESNKSKQVEEFKTNLLKNTYRMDNESHENLYELAHEVCQALKIDAQVTLYQEHNSLQLNAGISIIDNEAHIVFSGNLVGLLSEDEIKALLAHELSHYLFYKIDNGEYEITRRIALALANDVRSEDAIIETARIFQLYMELFCDNGALQVCHDYKTVIQMLVKLNTGLTQVNAESYLAQAQEIINFDSNVTLNESHPESYIRCLALHLHVEKNEDYFGKVKHLIEGEIDLNKLDIFQQSIMQEYTKDLLQLVVTPVWMNSSAVTNLCKEYFSDFYRNAEHKQANRLAGELEKTMPSVKNYMAYLLLDFAKADPDMESAPMGHTLEIAELLGLKDHYEKNIRKELKLTARDFKIMKEKALAELQEVKEGKEESLYND